Proteins from a single region of Streptomyces glaucescens:
- a CDS encoding carbon-nitrogen hydrolase family protein produces the protein MRIALLQSSGRPGSTVENLKVLDEAAGRAAAAGAGLIVAPEMFLTGYAIGDDVARLAEPADGDAADAIAELAARHGLAVAYGYPERDGETVYNSAQLISAGGARLANYRKTHLFGCFERDHFTPGEQPVVQAELDGLRIGLMICYDVEFPENVRAHALAGTDLLLVPTAQMHPFQFVAEHLVPVRAFENQMYVAYVNRVGAEDEFEFVGLSTLAGPDGVARTRAGRAEELVVADVDPVFLAASREGNPYLEDRRPGLYGSLV, from the coding sequence ATGCGCATCGCCCTGCTCCAGAGCTCCGGCCGCCCCGGCTCGACCGTCGAGAACCTGAAGGTCCTCGACGAGGCCGCGGGCCGGGCCGCCGCCGCCGGCGCAGGGCTGATCGTCGCGCCGGAGATGTTCCTGACCGGCTACGCCATCGGCGACGACGTCGCGCGCCTGGCCGAGCCCGCCGACGGCGACGCGGCCGACGCGATCGCCGAGCTGGCCGCACGGCACGGACTGGCGGTCGCGTACGGCTACCCGGAGCGCGACGGCGAGACGGTGTACAACTCCGCGCAGCTGATCTCCGCCGGCGGCGCCCGCCTGGCCAACTACCGCAAGACGCACCTCTTCGGCTGCTTCGAGCGCGACCACTTCACGCCCGGCGAGCAGCCGGTGGTCCAGGCCGAGCTGGACGGCCTGCGGATCGGCCTGATGATCTGCTACGACGTGGAGTTCCCGGAGAACGTCCGCGCCCACGCCCTGGCGGGCACCGACCTGCTGCTGGTGCCGACGGCCCAGATGCACCCGTTCCAGTTCGTCGCCGAGCACCTGGTCCCGGTGCGCGCCTTCGAGAACCAGATGTACGTCGCGTACGTCAACCGGGTCGGCGCCGAGGACGAGTTCGAGTTCGTCGGGCTCTCCACCCTCGCCGGGCCCGACGGCGTCGCCCGCACCCGGGCCGGCCGCGCCGAGGAACTGGTCGTCGCCGACGTGGACCCCGTCTTCCTCGCCGCCTCCCGCGAGGGCAACCCGTATCTGGAGGACCGGCGCCCCGGCCTGTACGGGTCCCTCGTCTGA